The genomic window TTCAATAGCTGAAACAATTTCTTCTGACAGCGTTGCTGTCAACTTAGAACCCGAACAAGCCTGATAGGCTTCGATGGTAACCACAAAGCCATCAGGAACAGGAAGCCCCCATTGTAGCATCTTTGCAAGATTTAAAGCCTTCCCTCCTACCAAGTCTATGGAAGTATCCGCTTCTTTTAGGGGTAAGAGCAATAGTTTACTCGCCGACATAACAACGAAGTCCTCCCGTCTCACTGCCGACAAAAATTTTGCCGTGATAGATATAGGGTGAACTTATGGAGAGGCTTTGTTCGCCTGGCCGAGTCTTTTCGTTGATATAGATACGCTCTAGTATAGATCCATCTTCAAGTGAAAGAACAGCCATGTAGCCATCATTGCTAACGGCATACACTTTTCCATCTACAACAGAAGTTGCCGCTAACACAGGTGCTTTACCATTAATAGACGTAGACCATAGCGTTTCCCCTGTTTCTGGATCCAAAGCTACAACTACACCTGAGGCAACGGGTGCTACAATTTTCTCAGCTGCAGCAACAGCGCCGAGGACCGCATCTGGCATTTCTGAGCTCCAAATAATTTCTCCGCTTTTCTTATCGAGGGCCATGATAATTCCGGCCGGATCAGGAGCCCTAAAAACAAAGTCTCCGTTACCACCGCAAATTAAAACCCGATCTCCCGATAGGGTAACAGCAGCAGTAATAGGGTAAGGTGCGGGTGTCTTCCAAAGTTCACGTTCAGCTGCGGAAAGTTGAGGGGCTGTTTTCATAGCAACAACCGCTTTTCCATTCATCCCACTTCCAATATAAAGAACGCCATCACTAAATACTGGAGAACTCTCTGGGTCAATAACATCGTGCTCCCAAAGCACCTCACCTGTTTCAATTTTCACTGCCATGACATAACCCGGATGGCTAATGGGTTTTTTGGTGGTAGGGTCCTCGATGGCGCCTGCTCCAACGTAAACAACGCCATCTTCTATTACTGGCGAACTTTCAATATGTAGTTCAGTCTGCACTGTCCAATGAACACGGCCATCGGCCGCATTTAGGCAAATAAGATTACAATTGGTATCAGGATGTAGACCTTGACCTATTATAACATATTGCCCATCTGCAGTTAGGGCAGGTGAACTGAAAAAGCCTATGAGCTCTTCACCTTTAATTTCATCCACCGACCAAATAGTTTTTCCAGTCATCGCATCAAGGCAAAAGATAATACCGTAGCTATTGGGAGGATCTAATTCACAAGAGGCGGCATAAACCCTGTTATTCATGACTGCGGGGCTGGAAAGCATAAGGGCGGTGTCAACGCGTTGCACTGAACCATCAAGGTCAGTCCAGCTTGGGTAATAGGACCATAATAGAGAAAGGGAGCCATCTGGTGATGAACCTTCAGCTCCTAAGCGTGAGGGACTTCCACGAAAAATAAATGGAGAATTCCGAGATAGCGAGCTATCTAGAGGCGTTTTGACAGGCTGTGGTGCTACCAAGTTGCCTTTTGTTTTAGCTTCAATTCTAGCCAAGGCAATTGAAGTCCAGTCAACATAGATGCCACCATGTCCACCTGCGTTTGTAGTAACAAGGGAACGCCCGCGGCCGGTGTTATTTGCATGGGGTGCCGGCCAGAGTATAAAAAGGGTTGTAATAGCGCCTATAACAACTAGGACAATAATGGGAATGATAGGTTTGTTCATGCAAGCCTTAAAAAGAGCTTTGGGTTTAAATAATAATGCAAAAAATGTCGCAAGACTTGCCGCGAATGCAGGCGCTAATGCTGCTCCTGCGTTAACAAAAATGGGAACCACTCCCAGATCACCATACAGCATCATCTGCCTCCTGATCACTTCTTTGGGCCACTATGGAAACCCGAGTTTCGTTGCTTAAATCGACAGTCGATTCGAATAAATAGCCATCTGCATAGGTTACTTTTAATTTATAAACACCGGGAATCCGAACCGCCAAACAAACGTTATCTGGACTTGCACATCCTGTAGTCAAATTAACACCAATGTCTTTACGAATAACTACCTCATCCTTTGAATTCAATAACCGCACCCTAGCACCTATTACACCTTTGGGTCCTAAAACCCTAACAGAACAAAGCCTTACATTCATCAGGCGGCTTTCATCCTTTTTCATTAAGTCCGTTTTAACTCGCATGGACAAGGTATCATTCTCAATCAAGTAAATCTTGCCCTCACTGTTTCCAATCAAGATATCTGGAACCCCATCATCCGTTATATCGCCCAAGGCTAAGGAACGGCCACCACTCCCGTGAGCAGGACCTTTGAATAGTGGTTTATCATCTACATGTACTTTTGAAAGCATGTAGGATCCATAACCACGGTTGATGATATAGCGGTTTTCCTTTTGTTGATCACTAACGGTATAAATGTCCATATATCCATCTATGTTGAGATCTGCATAAGCTGTGGCTAAGTGATAGTCGGAACCTTCGCTTATCTCATTTCCATACATACTGATGTCCGTTGGAACGTCATCTATGTTAGTAGCAATGATCCAATCTTTCTCGACGGGTATAATGAGATCCATTTTATCGGTATCATAAGTTGGCATGAATACTCCAGCACCAGTTTGACCGTAAGTGTCTAAGCCAGTACGGAATAGGTA from Verrucomicrobiota bacterium includes these protein-coding regions:
- a CDS encoding PQQ-binding-like beta-propeller repeat protein, whose protein sequence is MMLYGDLGVVPIFVNAGAALAPAFAASLATFFALLFKPKALFKACMNKPIIPIIVLVVIGAITTLFILWPAPHANNTGRGRSLVTTNAGGHGGIYVDWTSIALARIEAKTKGNLVAPQPVKTPLDSSLSRNSPFIFRGSPSRLGAEGSSPDGSLSLLWSYYPSWTDLDGSVQRVDTALMLSSPAVMNNRVYAASCELDPPNSYGIIFCLDAMTGKTIWSVDEIKGEELIGFFSSPALTADGQYVIIGQGLHPDTNCNLICLNAADGRVHWTVQTELHIESSPVIEDGVVYVGAGAIEDPTTKKPISHPGYVMAVKIETGEVLWEHDVIDPESSPVFSDGVLYIGSGMNGKAVVAMKTAPQLSAAERELWKTPAPYPITAAVTLSGDRVLICGGNGDFVFRAPDPAGIIMALDKKSGEIIWSSEMPDAVLGAVAAAEKIVAPVASGVVVALDPETGETLWSTSINGKAPVLAATSVVDGKVYAVSNDGYMAVLSLEDGSILERIYINEKTRPGEQSLSISSPYIYHGKIFVGSETGGLRCYVGE